One genomic window of Providencia hangzhouensis includes the following:
- a CDS encoding HdeD family acid-resistance protein: MLQIALLLFGAEFIRGKAHYLWGIGLLWCFIGIFIFIDGIDGILFFPIHLFGFLLLLESLITLSVASSGIGTQKTILFFKGGLFLFCALVILINQTYSNVLLSAMFGFVFFITGLFVVASAWIVRFPRWQLILLWGVIEMLFAFFLFTHHQATISFFIGFLMIGSGFGCLKLAFRARHIQRGTSIFELMRPLPVSFKKKGAMRPITENPQSSPLNRETEQDTILTVHIWTPEGSANQRPVPRPIINRYIAAVDSEGVISTGHASLELYPHLYISLYPKEDIDRSPSEFFRLLKATADNNVPGRFLPNYQAEASEWCESDRQIVFNVYNYASLLSFWEKYRQYPIYNLTYQNCSSSVAYGLEAALDGVLSMQKRSDFIGILNVLCMPELWIAAQIRRRALMMAWTPGLIMDYARALRAIVHPVPVPWYKRLLRR; encoded by the coding sequence ATGCTACAAATTGCATTATTACTTTTCGGTGCCGAATTTATCAGAGGAAAAGCACATTACCTCTGGGGGATTGGGCTCCTTTGGTGTTTTATTGGTATCTTTATTTTTATTGATGGTATTGATGGTATTCTTTTTTTTCCAATACATTTGTTTGGTTTTCTATTGTTACTTGAAAGTCTGATCACATTAAGTGTCGCTTCAAGTGGAATTGGGACACAAAAAACGATACTTTTCTTTAAAGGTGGTTTGTTTTTATTCTGTGCATTGGTTATCTTAATTAATCAAACATATAGCAATGTATTATTGTCAGCAATGTTCGGTTTTGTTTTTTTTATTACCGGATTGTTTGTTGTTGCATCAGCTTGGATCGTACGTTTTCCTAGATGGCAATTAATCCTATTATGGGGCGTAATTGAAATGCTGTTTGCCTTTTTTCTGTTTACCCATCACCAAGCAACAATTTCTTTTTTCATCGGCTTTTTGATGATAGGAAGTGGATTTGGATGCCTGAAGTTAGCATTTCGAGCCCGTCATATTCAACGAGGAACATCCATATTTGAACTAATGCGTCCTTTACCTGTGTCGTTTAAGAAAAAAGGAGCAATGCGACCAATAACAGAGAACCCACAATCTTCCCCTTTAAATAGAGAAACTGAACAAGATACTATTTTGACTGTTCATATCTGGACCCCCGAAGGCTCCGCAAACCAACGTCCTGTACCACGACCAATTATTAATCGTTATATTGCGGCTGTTGATTCTGAGGGGGTAATCTCTACGGGGCATGCATCTCTAGAACTCTATCCGCACCTCTATATCAGCTTATACCCTAAAGAAGATATTGATCGCTCGCCATCAGAGTTTTTCAGGCTACTAAAAGCAACCGCTGATAATAACGTTCCGGGGCGTTTCTTGCCTAATTATCAAGCTGAAGCATCCGAATGGTGTGAATCTGACAGACAGATTGTTTTCAATGTTTATAACTATGCTTCTTTATTGAGTTTTTGGGAAAAATATCGCCAGTATCCTATTTATAACCTAACATATCAAAACTGTTCCAGCAGTGTTGCATATGGTTTGGAAGCTGCGTTGGATGGTGTTTTGTCTATGCAAAAGAGAAGTGATTTTATCGGGATTTTAAATGTACTTTGTATGCCAGAGTTATGGATTGCGGCTCAAATTCGTCGGCGTGCGCTGATGATGGCATGGACCCCAGGATTAATTATGGATTATGCACGTGCTTTGCGGGCTATTGTACACCCCGTTCCTGTCCCTTGGTATAAACGCTTACTTAGGCGTTGA
- a CDS encoding MASE1 domain-containing protein — translation MKTSLLSNKTTLIVIIGWLLLYYVTGEISEILTPENSDISVVWFPAGVATTAFLCMHKRQWLPLLIGFVVLNLILNGFDNEQITLSLIYAALAVLSCIAIAWIVRRYAQRGDDLQLILLWLSAVIIVSFADAVLFSISLYWFDNTSLNDIFWDGFIADITGNIFATTVIMGLINTHFKRVVPSFKINIIWGSIVFILLIISTILIFNDTAIQIYYSYFHQHRNTAKLSLLCIPILLAVTLSMLWGNRGGSIALLILATITIYYTRNQQGPFYLHGLFRHESLWLIQGYLTVISLLMVFLRVVARSTHRIDDTQGAYKPQHLVYQLNLDNGAIEWGNTDCSYPKADLITLSALRQIMESIHPDDREKLARHWEQEQAQTTLPIITFCLKDKEGRWWNIEDRGSVIFSHNKPVMIVGNWFILGEVS, via the coding sequence ATGAAAACATCCTTGCTATCAAATAAGACCACGCTAATCGTAATAATAGGATGGCTATTACTTTATTACGTAACAGGTGAAATCTCCGAAATACTTACACCAGAGAATTCAGATATTTCTGTTGTCTGGTTTCCTGCGGGAGTCGCAACAACCGCTTTTTTATGTATGCACAAGCGCCAATGGTTACCATTACTGATTGGCTTCGTTGTATTAAACTTGATTCTGAATGGCTTCGATAATGAGCAAATCACCCTTTCACTTATATACGCCGCTCTAGCTGTACTTTCTTGTATTGCTATTGCTTGGATTGTCCGTAGGTATGCTCAGAGAGGAGATGATCTGCAACTAATATTGTTATGGCTATCGGCAGTAATAATTGTCAGTTTTGCAGATGCAGTTTTATTTTCTATCAGTTTGTATTGGTTTGATAATACATCACTTAATGATATTTTCTGGGATGGTTTTATTGCTGATATTACTGGCAACATATTTGCGACAACAGTGATTATGGGGCTAATTAATACCCATTTCAAAAGGGTGGTGCCTTCTTTCAAAATTAATATAATTTGGGGAAGTATTGTTTTTATTCTTCTTATTATTAGCACAATATTAATATTCAATGATACTGCGATACAGATATACTATTCCTATTTTCATCAGCATCGTAATACTGCTAAATTATCACTACTCTGCATCCCTATTTTGCTTGCTGTTACCCTGTCTATGCTATGGGGAAACAGAGGAGGATCAATCGCACTATTAATACTTGCCACTATTACAATCTATTACACTCGTAATCAGCAAGGTCCTTTTTACCTTCATGGCCTATTTCGCCATGAATCACTGTGGTTAATACAGGGATATTTGACCGTAATATCATTATTAATGGTTTTTTTGCGAGTTGTCGCTCGAAGTACTCATAGAATTGATGACACACAAGGGGCTTATAAACCGCAGCACCTAGTATATCAACTTAATCTAGATAATGGTGCTATAGAATGGGGAAATACAGATTGTTCATATCCGAAGGCTGATTTAATAACCCTTTCCGCTCTAAGACAAATTATGGAATCTATTCACCCTGACGACCGAGAAAAACTCGCTCGACATTGGGAACAAGAGCAAGCTCAGACCACTCTTCCAATAATAACCTTTTGTCTGAAAGATAAAGAAGGTCGTTGGTGGAATATAGAAGATCGTGGAAGTGTTATTTTTAGTCATAACAAGCCAGTAATGATTGTTGGGAATTGGTTTATTTTGGGTGAAGTATCCTAA
- a CDS encoding phage tail protein encodes MLKGESYTKAEGDMRCQAKASYQSSGGYVINTALNNGLNTKLNTSSVDQSTSESTTSVMSEKAVSDVLQNAVNLNTVYPVGIDVWFAQNKNPNTLFPGTKWQYIDENKTISLAATSGSNVFTPGGSDLVTIGKGHLPVVPLKYLGTTVSSRGHTHTRGTMNITCEIGYIRSDNAIHSMATGAFSLANGGTGYNGNNTTSGYKYVFNASKIWSGETSNSGAHTHTYSGNTENLGSGTALTVTNAYTMLMRWYRLS; translated from the coding sequence GTGCTCAAAGGCGAGAGTTATACCAAAGCGGAAGGGGATATGCGGTGCCAAGCTAAGGCGAGTTATCAGTCATCGGGGGGATATGTAATAAACACAGCACTCAATAACGGGCTTAATACTAAGCTAAACACGAGTAGTGTTGACCAATCAACGAGCGAATCAACAACGAGTGTGATGAGCGAGAAGGCCGTCAGCGATGTATTACAAAACGCGGTTAACCTAAATACGGTCTATCCCGTTGGTATTGATGTGTGGTTCGCGCAAAACAAGAACCCCAATACGTTATTCCCTGGTACAAAATGGCAGTATATTGATGAAAACAAAACCATTAGTTTAGCCGCGACAAGTGGCTCGAATGTCTTCACACCAGGTGGTTCGGATTTAGTGACCATTGGTAAAGGCCATCTACCCGTAGTGCCATTAAAGTATTTAGGAACAACTGTAAGTAGCAGAGGGCATACTCATACCCGAGGAACGATGAATATCACGTGTGAGATTGGATATATCCGGAGTGATAATGCTATTCACTCTATGGCAACAGGCGCTTTTAGTCTTGCTAACGGGGGAACTGGCTATAATGGTAATAACACAACTAGCGGCTATAAATATGTATTTAACGCATCTAAAATATGGTCAGGTGAAACGTCTAATAGTGGAGCACACACGCATACCTATTCAGGTAACACGGAAAACCTCGGTTCAGGAACGGCCTTAACAGTTACCAACGCCTATACCATGTTGATGAGGTGGTATCGATTAAGTTAA
- a CDS encoding DUF6056 family protein → MTNYLKRINLGYISVLIVFSLIFLVEYYTPMHSDDYVYYIKGNSLSAHVSHYLSWSGRFVSDYFSTLVLTSDSNILKNSMIAFVLTMMIFLITKISSNSDTSKKTFFLQFIVLFSIYWVTNPALGQIVFWVVGAANYLVTNLFIVIYLYFLFRYLDDKKCLIPLIISSFFAGCSNENTSWIIVAISVITSCYVFFKHKNRLIIFSSVLVILGFVTLISSPGNFHRAALFTDFYSLSTIEKITYFLSDKLSHSFTKTWGVLVASLLLLLTYVGEKKSKSFYLSLLFIVLGFLSIFSMVASPTFPTRSLSGAHLFYVISCSFSIGYAFSMKNKRGIAITYFIGILTLCGFIFSYIQMVYSYNTITTQEKIRIYAINEEIIGDSKTDKIPEYYYPRSFRGGDEMDLYHNPNAMAEYFNISHPIETYKIDYNYAVILDGIKLPLPNVTNTNVSNLFLGKDRFLKGTTIALQLVDNKKLMSNESYRIIVMDDKNRIHTEENNKIDSIYGMNLVGFTIPVSPKNIKSINFIVDMDNKKTIEQQVIF, encoded by the coding sequence ATGACTAACTACTTAAAACGTATTAATTTAGGCTACATAAGTGTCCTAATTGTCTTTTCGCTTATTTTTTTAGTCGAATACTATACACCTATGCATTCTGATGACTATGTGTATTATATTAAAGGAAATTCATTATCTGCTCATGTATCTCACTACCTTTCATGGAGTGGAAGATTTGTATCAGACTATTTTAGCACTCTAGTTCTTACATCAGACTCTAACATACTAAAAAATAGTATGATTGCATTTGTATTAACAATGATGATCTTTTTAATTACTAAAATAAGTAGTAACTCTGACACAAGTAAAAAAACATTTTTTTTACAGTTTATTGTTTTATTTTCAATTTACTGGGTTACAAATCCAGCTCTTGGTCAAATTGTTTTTTGGGTTGTTGGTGCAGCAAATTATCTTGTCACAAATTTATTTATTGTTATTTATCTTTATTTTTTATTTCGTTATCTTGATGATAAAAAGTGCCTAATCCCTCTCATAATCAGTTCTTTTTTTGCTGGATGCAGTAATGAAAATACGAGTTGGATTATAGTTGCCATTTCAGTAATTACCTCCTGTTATGTTTTTTTTAAACATAAAAACAGACTTATTATCTTTTCATCTGTACTTGTTATACTTGGGTTTGTAACTTTGATTTCGAGCCCTGGTAATTTTCATCGAGCCGCTCTTTTCACTGACTTTTACTCCCTCAGTACGATAGAAAAAATCACATATTTTTTATCGGATAAACTTTCACATTCATTTACTAAAACGTGGGGGGTACTAGTTGCTTCATTACTTTTACTGCTAACTTATGTAGGTGAAAAGAAGTCAAAAAGCTTTTATCTTTCATTATTGTTTATCGTATTAGGCTTTTTAAGTATATTTTCCATGGTTGCATCCCCAACATTTCCTACTAGGTCTTTGAGTGGCGCTCACCTTTTTTATGTTATTTCATGCTCCTTTTCTATTGGATACGCATTTAGTATGAAAAATAAAAGAGGAATCGCAATTACATATTTTATTGGTATTTTAACTCTTTGTGGTTTCATTTTTTCATATATTCAAATGGTTTATTCATATAATACAATAACGACTCAAGAGAAAATAAGAATTTATGCTATAAACGAAGAAATAATTGGTGATTCTAAAACCGATAAGATACCCGAGTATTACTATCCACGCTCTTTCAGAGGTGGTGACGAAATGGATTTATATCATAATCCTAATGCAATGGCTGAATACTTTAATATTAGCCATCCGATTGAAACCTATAAAATAGACTATAACTACGCAGTTATTTTAGATGGAATAAAACTGCCACTACCTAATGTAACAAATACAAATGTTTCAAATCTATTCTTAGGTAAAGATAGATTTTTAAAAGGAACAACTATAGCCCTACAACTTGTTGATAACAAAAAGTTAATGTCAAATGAAAGCTATAGAATAATAGTAATGGATGACAAAAATAGAATACATACTGAAGAGAATAACAAGATAGACTCTATTTATGGTATGAATTTAGTTGGTTTCACTATTCCAGTTTCACCTAAAAATATAAAATCCATTAATTTCATTGTAGATATGGATAACAAAAAAACAATTGAGCAACAAGTAATCTTTTAA
- a CDS encoding GtrA family protein: MIKLFTKYFSVGILNTLIHWSIFGLLTVFLSTSQAIANLIGFIAAVSFSFFANAKFTFKAKATTARYLSFTLFMGLLSYLTGYVSDQLQFPPIATLIIFSSISLVLGFLYSKIFVFRDTPQ; this comes from the coding sequence ATGATTAAGTTATTCACTAAATACTTTTCGGTTGGAATTTTAAACACTCTTATACATTGGTCCATTTTTGGGCTACTGACAGTGTTCCTTTCAACCTCTCAAGCTATAGCTAACTTAATAGGCTTCATAGCTGCTGTCAGTTTTTCCTTTTTTGCTAATGCAAAATTCACCTTCAAAGCTAAAGCGACTACAGCACGATACTTATCATTTACCTTATTTATGGGGCTATTAAGTTACTTGACTGGTTATGTTTCAGACCAACTACAATTCCCCCCTATAGCAACTTTAATAATTTTTTCTTCCATTAGCCTCGTATTAGGTTTCCTTTACTCCAAAATCTTTGTTTTCAGAGATACTCCACAATGA
- a CDS encoding aspartate/glutamate racemase family protein: MEKQVENFGLANRLASVRTVSMTGAEIVNNPDKAYEMIVKLSDTCAQKDGASCVILGGAALAGFPAILHERVSVPLIDNLAVTISTALTLAKYVPQPNRNQQTPSPKMGSQNLSPELF, encoded by the coding sequence TTGGAAAAACAAGTTGAAAATTTTGGCCTAGCAAACCGGTTAGCTTCCGTGAGAACTGTTTCAATGACAGGCGCAGAAATCGTTAACAATCCAGATAAAGCTTATGAAATGATAGTGAAACTCAGCGATACCTGTGCACAAAAAGATGGGGCATCCTGTGTCATTTTGGGGGGAGCTGCACTCGCAGGTTTCCCCGCAATCCTTCATGAGCGAGTAAGTGTTCCACTGATTGATAATCTCGCAGTAACCATTTCAACGGCACTCACTCTAGCAAAGTACGTTCCCCAGCCAAATCGTAACCAGCAAACGCCATCACCTAAAATGGGCAGCCAAAATTTATCACCAGAACTTTTTTGA
- the cspE gene encoding transcription antiterminator/RNA stability regulator CspE, protein MSNILTGSVKWFNDDKGFGFITPADGSKDVFVHFSAIQSDDFKSLIEGQQVSFTIENGMKGPAAGNVVAL, encoded by the coding sequence ATGTCTAATATATTAACTGGTTCAGTAAAATGGTTTAACGATGATAAAGGCTTCGGTTTTATTACTCCAGCAGATGGTAGTAAAGATGTATTTGTCCATTTTTCTGCTATTCAGAGCGATGACTTTAAATCGTTAATTGAAGGCCAACAAGTCTCATTCACCATCGAGAATGGAATGAAAGGCCCTGCAGCTGGAAACGTGGTGGCACTATAA
- the psiE gene encoding phosphate-starvation-inducible protein PsiE translates to MSGLSQSKLICRVLQWISSAALILLAIILISFLIKETIILSKLLFSASDSISIYLLVDELIIYFLYFEFVALIIKYFQSNYHFPLQYFIYIAITAVIRLIIVEHNEPQLFIIYSVSILILIIALYIANADRLKPKE, encoded by the coding sequence ATGTCAGGACTAAGTCAATCAAAATTAATATGTAGAGTGTTGCAGTGGATTAGCAGTGCTGCGCTGATTTTACTTGCTATTATATTAATTTCTTTTTTAATAAAAGAAACTATTATTTTATCGAAGCTACTATTTTCCGCTAGTGATTCCATTTCGATTTATTTGCTGGTCGATGAGCTTATTATATATTTTCTATATTTTGAATTTGTTGCTTTGATTATCAAGTACTTTCAGTCAAATTACCATTTTCCATTACAATATTTTATTTATATTGCAATTACAGCAGTAATTCGGCTTATTATAGTTGAACATAATGAACCTCAGCTTTTTATTATTTACTCTGTTTCAATACTAATACTTATTATTGCCCTGTACATTGCTAATGCTGATAGACTTAAACCCAAAGAATAA
- the hdeA gene encoding acid-activated periplasmic chaperone HdeA, protein MKKILFASIIATSLMTTSAFAATDAKPVSQWTCEDFLAIDDAFYPTAIGAAEIITQKGKVEDPTLDISGIETSTPLIVEACEKAPKESFIQKVEAHLKKM, encoded by the coding sequence ATGAAAAAAATATTATTTGCTAGCATCATTGCAACATCGTTAATGACCACTTCAGCTTTCGCCGCAACAGATGCAAAACCTGTATCTCAATGGACATGCGAAGATTTCTTAGCAATCGATGATGCATTTTATCCAACAGCAATTGGTGCTGCTGAGATTATTACCCAGAAAGGTAAGGTAGAAGACCCTACTTTAGATATTAGTGGTATTGAAACATCCACTCCGTTAATTGTTGAAGCTTGCGAAAAAGCTCCCAAAGAATCATTTATTCAAAAAGTCGAAGCTCATTTGAAAAAAATGTAA
- a CDS encoding YagU family protein, which produces MIDLFKLTKKSSRHICIAIYVGIIAGIFSALVKSGFEGLIPPRTLETTPPPIVLLEKLGLNIDTMTYHWMGYSINWGGNGVHILFSIVIAVIYCVIAEYLPKVKLLHGICFGIGVSVFAHGLVVPLLGLSGWLWAAGYQALISEFVGTAFWIWSIEAIRQNLRYCLTKEKDAE; this is translated from the coding sequence ATGATTGATCTATTTAAATTGACAAAGAAAAGCTCTAGGCATATTTGTATAGCAATATATGTTGGTATTATTGCGGGTATATTTTCCGCTTTAGTTAAATCTGGCTTTGAAGGTTTGATTCCACCGAGAACGCTAGAAACAACCCCACCTCCCATTGTCTTGTTAGAAAAGCTTGGGCTAAATATAGATACTATGACTTATCATTGGATGGGATATAGTATTAATTGGGGCGGGAATGGTGTTCATATATTATTTTCGATAGTTATTGCAGTTATATATTGTGTTATCGCTGAATACTTACCTAAGGTGAAATTATTACACGGTATATGTTTTGGTATCGGTGTTTCTGTTTTTGCTCATGGCTTAGTTGTACCATTATTAGGATTGTCTGGCTGGCTTTGGGCTGCTGGTTATCAAGCACTAATATCTGAGTTTGTTGGAACTGCTTTTTGGATTTGGTCTATTGAAGCTATTAGGCAAAACTTGCGTTATTGTTTAACTAAAGAAAAAGACGCTGAGTAG
- a CDS encoding YgiW/YdeI family stress tolerance OB fold protein produces the protein MNKTVIALVLSAASFGVLANNHAGGFVSNEGSVGPKGGFVATAQAVTTVVQAKELPDDAWVSLEGHIVKQIGKELYEFKDSTGSIAVDIDDRRWRGQVVTPETKVRLDGEIDKEWASLEVDVKRVTIINK, from the coding sequence ATGAATAAGACAGTTATTGCGCTCGTATTATCAGCAGCTTCATTTGGCGTATTAGCTAATAACCATGCTGGTGGATTTGTTTCGAATGAGGGTTCTGTTGGTCCAAAAGGTGGGTTTGTTGCAACAGCTCAAGCAGTAACAACTGTCGTTCAAGCGAAAGAGCTTCCTGATGATGCATGGGTTTCACTTGAAGGTCATATTGTTAAACAGATTGGTAAAGAGCTTTACGAATTTAAAGATAGTACTGGCTCAATTGCTGTAGATATTGATGATAGGCGCTGGCGTGGACAGGTTGTGACACCTGAAACAAAAGTTCGTTTAGATGGTGAAATTGATAAAGAGTGGGCTTCATTAGAAGTTGATGTAAAGCGAGTAACCATTATCAATAAATAG
- a CDS encoding thiamine biosynthesis protein ApbE — protein sequence MHKNKAILVCFVIALVTACSSNTKPLTKSDTCEIKMDTPEGNLPGKIEQSSGNSPECKAIERAIDKAI from the coding sequence ATGCATAAAAACAAAGCTATATTAGTATGTTTTGTTATCGCTTTAGTAACAGCTTGTTCATCAAACACTAAACCCCTAACTAAGTCAGATACTTGCGAGATAAAAATGGATACTCCCGAAGGTAACTTGCCTGGGAAAATAGAGCAGTCCAGTGGAAATAGTCCCGAATGTAAAGCGATTGAAAGAGCTATAGATAAAGCTATCTAA
- the gss gene encoding bifunctional glutathionylspermidine amidase/synthase, with product MGLLSSEYEPFGTLLGYAPGGVAIYSSDYDSLPNVENKKDISFRSYIGNEYMGYKWQCVEFARRFLYLNYGTVFSDVGMAYEVFSLRFLRHVVDDDILPLKAFVNGSPVKPAAGSLLIWDEGGEFNKTGHIAIITKVYDDKVRIAEQNVIHHKLPIGQQWTRELSLKRDKGRYTLSDTFPNTKILGWMIQTDSDEHAYSGPYTNPELLKIHAAKIDNKIDYNNEWLNSSNPIENKYIQARQGRALNSALHEYFTISSTAENKLIQATNEVHLMYLHATEKVLKSDKLLKLFNIPEILWPRIRLSWKNRRHDMITGRLDFCLDERGLKVYEYNADSASCHTEAGVIIDKWAKVGQLKDGKNPSGYLTELLSSTWEHSSAKPFIHIMQDVDSEEDYHSQYMAHAITEAGFDYKIIHGLDELFWNETGQVVDSDGRILECVWKTWAWETALEQIRQECEKDYEHSALQIRTGHSEYNDVRLVDVLLKPEIRVFEPLWTVIPSNKAILPILWSLFPYHPYLLNTSFDISDELRSSGYAIKPIAGRCGDNIGLIGECDTILDETSGQFDKQENIYQQLWCLPNVAGRFIQVCTFTVGGHYGGACLRSDPSLVIKKDSNMEPLWILDDNDFLEKPLC from the coding sequence ATGGGGTTATTAAGTAGTGAATACGAACCTTTTGGAACTTTACTCGGATATGCTCCAGGAGGCGTAGCAATATACTCATCAGATTATGATTCATTGCCTAATGTGGAAAATAAAAAAGATATTTCTTTTCGAAGTTATATTGGCAATGAATATATGGGCTATAAATGGCAATGCGTTGAGTTTGCTCGTCGTTTTTTATACCTCAATTACGGTACTGTTTTTAGTGATGTTGGTATGGCCTATGAAGTATTTTCTCTGCGCTTTCTACGACACGTAGTTGATGATGACATTTTACCGTTAAAAGCTTTTGTTAATGGGAGTCCTGTTAAGCCTGCCGCGGGGTCATTGTTAATTTGGGATGAGGGGGGTGAGTTTAATAAAACAGGCCATATAGCAATTATCACCAAGGTTTATGATGATAAAGTACGTATCGCTGAGCAAAATGTCATTCACCATAAATTGCCCATAGGCCAGCAGTGGACAAGAGAATTGTCTCTGAAAAGAGATAAAGGAAGATATACACTATCAGATACTTTCCCAAACACTAAAATTTTGGGATGGATGATACAAACAGATAGTGATGAGCATGCTTATTCAGGCCCGTATACTAATCCTGAGTTGCTAAAGATTCATGCTGCTAAAATAGATAATAAGATTGACTATAATAACGAATGGTTGAATAGCTCAAATCCCATAGAAAATAAATATATTCAAGCTAGACAAGGTCGCGCGCTAAATAGCGCTCTTCATGAATATTTTACAATATCTAGTACCGCTGAAAATAAACTGATACAAGCAACCAATGAAGTTCATCTTATGTATCTGCATGCGACAGAAAAAGTATTAAAGAGTGATAAGTTATTGAAACTTTTTAATATTCCAGAAATACTTTGGCCTCGCATACGTTTATCCTGGAAGAATCGACGTCATGATATGATCACAGGAAGATTAGACTTTTGTTTGGATGAGCGAGGGTTAAAAGTCTATGAATATAATGCGGATTCAGCTTCTTGTCATACAGAGGCAGGGGTAATTATTGATAAGTGGGCAAAAGTAGGGCAGCTGAAAGATGGCAAAAACCCAAGTGGTTACTTAACTGAATTACTTTCTAGTACATGGGAACATTCTTCAGCTAAACCGTTTATTCATATTATGCAGGATGTAGATAGTGAAGAAGATTATCATTCGCAATACATGGCGCATGCAATTACTGAAGCGGGATTCGATTATAAAATTATTCATGGTTTAGACGAATTATTTTGGAATGAAACAGGTCAAGTCGTTGATAGTGATGGCCGTATATTAGAGTGTGTTTGGAAAACATGGGCGTGGGAAACTGCTCTTGAGCAAATTCGGCAGGAATGTGAGAAAGACTATGAGCATTCAGCGCTACAAATTCGTACCGGACACTCAGAATATAATGACGTCAGACTAGTTGATGTATTATTAAAGCCTGAGATTCGTGTCTTTGAGCCTTTATGGACAGTCATTCCAAGTAATAAAGCGATATTACCTATTCTTTGGTCGTTATTTCCCTATCATCCCTATCTTTTGAATACAAGTTTTGATATCAGTGACGAGTTACGCTCGAGTGGTTATGCAATAAAGCCAATAGCAGGCCGCTGTGGTGACAATATCGGTTTGATAGGTGAGTGCGACACGATTTTAGATGAGACTTCTGGCCAATTCGATAAACAGGAAAATATTTACCAACAATTATGGTGCTTGCCAAACGTTGCAGGGCGTTTTATTCAAGTCTGCACATTTACTGTCGGAGGTCACTATGGTGGAGCATGTTTACGTTCAGACCCATCATTAGTTATCAAAAAAGATAGTAATATGGAGCCATTATGGATACTTGATGATAATGATTTTTTGGAAAAACCATTATGTTAG
- a CDS encoding entericidin A/B family lipoprotein, translating to MLKKISFLICSLVVAFTLTACNTTKGVGEDIEAGGEAIQRAAQ from the coding sequence ATGTTAAAAAAAATCAGTTTCCTCATCTGCTCATTAGTTGTTGCTTTCACATTAACTGCCTGTAATACCACTAAAGGTGTTGGTGAAGATATAGAAGCAGGAGGAGAAGCAATACAAAGAGCAGCCCAGTAA
- a CDS encoding lipocalin family protein: MRVKSIFMFLSMLLLNGCSVKVPKDISPVEKFDLSRYLGEWHEVARIDNRFEKGLSKVSANYSLRDDGGVKVVNRGWNSESKKWKESIGKAYFVESSDTGALKVSFFRPFYGGYNIIKLDDNYQYSLVVGPNKDYLWVLSRTPTMPPELLNEYLSFASNHGFDRQRILIFQ; the protein is encoded by the coding sequence ATGCGAGTGAAGTCAATTTTTATGTTTTTAAGTATGCTTCTACTTAACGGATGTAGCGTTAAAGTGCCAAAAGATATATCACCTGTTGAGAAGTTTGATTTATCACGTTACCTTGGCGAATGGCATGAAGTAGCGAGAATAGATAATCGATTTGAAAAAGGATTAAGTAAAGTCTCTGCTAACTATTCTCTTCGTGATGACGGAGGTGTAAAAGTAGTGAATAGAGGATGGAATTCTGAAAGCAAAAAATGGAAAGAGAGTATAGGGAAAGCTTACTTTGTTGAATCCTCGGATACTGGGGCTTTAAAGGTTTCATTCTTTAGGCCCTTTTACGGCGGCTATAATATTATTAAGCTAGATGATAACTATCAATATTCATTAGTTGTTGGACCTAATAAAGATTATCTATGGGTGCTATCACGTACTCCAACTATGCCACCAGAGTTATTAAATGAATACCTTAGTTTTGCAAGTAACCATGGTTTTGATAGGCAAAGAATATTGATATTCCAATAG